Proteins co-encoded in one Oikeobacillus pervagus genomic window:
- a CDS encoding multicopper oxidase family protein, with protein MKKIALASMIISVGILGACSQEKSDNMKGMDHSNMKMGEMDHSSMDMKDMDHDKMKGHMSHDKVISLNDSTGENELKVPTLLARDHEKGIVYTVKAQKGKTEIFDGTESETYGYNGMFLGPVLRFEKGDKVKIRTINELDEPTTFHWHGLEVSADVDGGPHDVLKPGEEKVLEFEVTQEASTLWFHPHPHGKTSEQVYKGLAGLIYIEDDHSKGLGLPNDYGKNDFPLIFQDKTFDSKKQLNYSAAKNEDGTIGDTLLINGTLNPKLTVNKEKVRLRLLNGSNARNYTFKLNSGDSFLQIATDGGFLNEPVPLQEITLTPSERAEIIVDFSSIKKVNNLALINEDGAVLLPFEVTDQNGVNRKIPEKLNDFSLEDNVMHLPVTKKVELFGMMDMVTINGKKFDPERIDFTQKQGDTEVWEIYNKPDMMGGMIHPFHIHGAQFKIISRDGKDPSKNERGWKDSISVKPDEKVKIAVQFKHKGVYMFHCHILEHEDNGMMGQIKVE; from the coding sequence ATGAAGAAAATTGCACTAGCCAGTATGATTATAAGTGTTGGCATATTAGGGGCTTGTAGCCAAGAAAAAAGCGATAATATGAAAGGCATGGATCATTCCAACATGAAGATGGGTGAAATGGACCATTCTTCTATGGATATGAAAGATATGGATCATGACAAGATGAAAGGACATATGAGTCATGATAAGGTAATAAGTTTAAATGACTCAACAGGGGAAAACGAATTGAAAGTCCCTACCTTACTTGCACGAGATCATGAGAAAGGTATCGTATACACTGTAAAAGCCCAAAAAGGGAAAACGGAAATTTTTGATGGTACTGAATCAGAAACATATGGATATAATGGAATGTTTTTAGGACCAGTGCTTCGTTTTGAAAAAGGTGACAAAGTTAAAATTAGAACGATAAATGAACTGGATGAACCAACAACTTTTCACTGGCATGGCCTGGAAGTATCTGCGGACGTGGATGGTGGACCGCATGACGTACTTAAACCAGGAGAAGAAAAGGTACTTGAATTTGAAGTGACACAAGAGGCGTCTACATTATGGTTCCATCCCCATCCTCATGGGAAAACGTCAGAACAAGTTTATAAAGGGCTTGCAGGTTTGATTTATATTGAAGATGATCATTCAAAAGGTCTTGGGTTACCAAATGATTATGGGAAGAACGATTTTCCATTGATTTTTCAAGATAAAACTTTTGATAGCAAGAAACAATTGAATTATAGCGCTGCAAAGAATGAAGATGGAACAATCGGTGATACATTATTGATTAATGGAACACTTAATCCTAAATTGACTGTAAATAAAGAGAAAGTGCGCCTTCGCTTATTAAATGGGTCTAATGCAAGGAATTACACTTTTAAATTGAATTCTGGGGATTCTTTTCTTCAAATCGCAACGGATGGTGGTTTTTTGAATGAACCAGTACCTTTGCAAGAAATTACACTGACACCTTCCGAAAGAGCAGAAATCATTGTTGATTTTTCAAGCATTAAAAAAGTCAATAACTTAGCGTTGATAAATGAAGATGGAGCAGTTCTATTGCCATTTGAGGTCACGGACCAAAATGGAGTGAACCGTAAGATTCCGGAAAAATTAAATGATTTTTCATTGGAGGATAATGTAATGCATTTGCCGGTCACCAAGAAAGTGGAACTCTTTGGAATGATGGACATGGTAACGATAAACGGAAAGAAGTTTGATCCGGAAAGAATTGATTTTACCCAAAAACAGGGAGATACGGAGGTATGGGAAATTTATAATAAACCGGATATGATGGGTGGAATGATTCATCCATTCCATATTCATGGAGCGCAGTTTAAAATAATCTCTCGTGATGGGAAAGACCCATCTAAAAATGAACGAGGATGGAAGGACAGTATTTCTGTAAAACCGGATGAAAAGGTCAAAATAGCTGTGCAATTTAAACATAAGGGTGTCTATATGTTCCATTGTCATATATTAGAACATGAAGATAATGGAATGATGGGGCAAATTAAGGTGGAGTAG
- a CDS encoding response regulator transcription factor, protein MRVLIVDDEEKITNVLASYFEKNGDHTYIAHTGESAIQIIDQGLLDMIILDLMLPDMAGEDICQYVKANYDIPVIMLTAKISIDDKVRGFKMGADDYVVKPFHPKEILVRAERLLPMSHKKQVITIGRLEIHKDERTVLINQQNIQFTPHEFNILLLLAENPKKVFSRDDIIQKLFGLDVDINPRIVDQHIKNIRKKVDGDYIQTVFGLGYKINEKVKEQ, encoded by the coding sequence ATGCGGGTATTAATCGTAGATGATGAAGAAAAAATTACAAATGTCTTAGCATCTTATTTTGAAAAAAACGGAGATCATACGTATATTGCTCATACTGGTGAATCCGCAATCCAAATAATAGATCAAGGGCTTCTAGATATGATTATTTTAGACTTAATGTTACCAGATATGGCAGGAGAAGATATTTGCCAATATGTAAAAGCAAATTATGATATTCCTGTCATTATGCTTACGGCGAAAATTTCCATTGATGATAAAGTAAGAGGCTTTAAAATGGGTGCGGATGATTATGTAGTTAAACCATTCCACCCTAAGGAAATATTAGTGAGAGCCGAAAGACTATTACCTATGTCACATAAAAAGCAAGTTATCACTATAGGACGATTAGAAATTCATAAAGATGAAAGAACGGTATTAATAAATCAACAAAACATCCAGTTTACACCACATGAATTTAACATATTGCTTTTATTAGCTGAAAACCCTAAAAAGGTATTTAGTAGGGATGATATTATTCAAAAATTATTTGGATTGGATGTGGACATCAATCCCCGCATTGTGGATCAACATATTAAAAATATTCGTAAAAAGGTGGACGGGGATTATATCCAAACTGTCTTTGGATTAGGGTATAAAATAAACGAGAAGGTTAAAGAACAATGA
- a CDS encoding sensor histidine kinase yields the protein MKFNIKVALIIAIFTSCMLLFITAILLYKGHEHLMMLHITDSEELIHHFDLALRETALWSIGLLIIVILISSLLIAKALTRPIQELNHFALRLVRGDRNLNISYTINDPIGQLGHSLIKLDETLSSYEWRRKEMTQDLAHEIRNPLASIKSYLSAFEDGVWEATPDRLQACVEEIDRLIILVGELDTLNDINNPTFKIIMKEHPIASLIEKSIIALASELLEKDIHVKLDLDKTIYAKVDALRLNQILHNIIKNSMYHVQKEGTIFIKLLKNNGSYTIIVHDNGIGMDEETSQKIFLRNYRAKNRYTGSGIGMTITKKLVEAHGGNISVKSEKDIGTTFYIQMPIST from the coding sequence ATGAAGTTTAATATAAAAGTGGCGTTGATTATAGCCATCTTTACCTCATGTATGCTCTTATTTATTACAGCGATATTACTTTATAAAGGTCATGAACATTTGATGATGCTTCATATAACCGATTCCGAGGAGCTCATTCACCATTTTGATTTGGCATTGAGGGAAACGGCATTGTGGTCGATAGGTTTATTGATTATTGTCATACTGATCTCCAGTTTGTTAATTGCAAAGGCGTTGACTAGACCGATTCAAGAACTCAATCACTTTGCGTTAAGACTTGTGCGTGGAGACCGTAATTTAAATATAAGCTATACCATTAATGATCCAATTGGTCAATTGGGACATTCGTTGATAAAACTAGATGAAACATTAAGTTCTTATGAATGGCGTCGTAAAGAGATGACACAAGATCTAGCACATGAAATTCGTAATCCGCTAGCTTCGATAAAAAGCTATTTAAGTGCATTTGAGGATGGCGTTTGGGAGGCTACACCAGACCGTTTGCAAGCATGCGTTGAAGAAATTGATCGGCTAATTATCCTTGTTGGAGAATTAGATACTTTAAATGATATTAATAATCCTACATTTAAGATCATCATGAAAGAGCATCCGATTGCTAGTTTAATCGAGAAATCTATCATTGCGTTGGCAAGTGAACTACTGGAAAAAGACATACATGTAAAATTGGATTTAGATAAAACCATTTATGCCAAGGTAGATGCCCTAAGATTGAATCAAATTCTGCATAATATTATCAAAAATTCCATGTATCATGTTCAAAAAGAAGGTACGATCTTCATCAAATTATTAAAAAACAATGGCTCTTATACAATTATTGTACACGATAATGGGATCGGTATGGATGAAGAGACTAGCCAAAAAATCTTTTTGCGAAATTATCGTGCGAAAAATCGATATACTGGCAGTGGTATTGGCATGACCATTACCAAAAAGCTAGTAGAAGCGCATGGCGGTAACATTTCCGTCAAAAGCGAAAAAGATATAGGGACCACATTTTATATACAAATGCCGATTTCTACATAA
- a CDS encoding MerR family transcriptional regulator, which translates to MNRNDKFSIGEFSEKTGIPIPTLHYYDEMGLLQPEKKPSSGHRVYYYQDIITLQKILSLKFLGYSLDEIANLLHESSFTVDLNESLSLHLQALEKEKEQIEQSIQSIKRVIKLVEEEGEVDSNLLFSLIHGMRIEHIHEEWMHRHMLTDVVEELSKKSEEDKISLDKTVIQLSKEVKQLYGKPVQDPKVQRMVKNYLEATFSFLGEDLMQKLADTNLEELDIQDLEKITTSPFTEDEQNWLNQAMEYYMKQEEME; encoded by the coding sequence ATGAATAGGAATGACAAGTTTTCCATTGGAGAATTTTCAGAAAAGACGGGAATACCTATTCCTACTTTGCATTACTATGATGAAATGGGTTTATTACAACCAGAAAAGAAACCTTCTTCAGGGCACCGAGTTTACTATTATCAAGATATTATCACCTTACAAAAAATTCTAAGTCTAAAATTTCTAGGATATAGTTTAGATGAAATCGCCAATTTATTACATGAATCAAGTTTTACCGTTGATTTAAATGAAAGTTTGTCCCTTCATTTGCAAGCTTTAGAAAAAGAAAAGGAACAAATCGAGCAATCCATACAATCAATTAAAAGAGTAATTAAGTTAGTCGAAGAAGAAGGAGAAGTCGATAGCAACTTATTATTTAGCCTTATTCATGGGATGCGTATTGAACATATACATGAAGAATGGATGCATCGCCATATGTTAACGGATGTCGTGGAGGAGCTCTCCAAGAAATCGGAGGAAGATAAAATCTCCTTAGATAAAACGGTTATTCAATTGTCTAAAGAAGTAAAACAATTGTACGGTAAACCCGTACAGGACCCCAAAGTACAAAGGATGGTTAAGAACTATTTAGAAGCAACTTTTTCATTTCTTGGGGAAGATTTGATGCAAAAGCTGGCTGATACTAATCTAGAAGAATTGGATATTCAAGACCTTGAAAAAATAACCACTTCTCCTTTCACAGAAGATGAACAAAACTGGCTTAATCAAGCGATGGAATATTATATGAAGCAAGAAGAAATGGAGTAG